CTGCCACTGTGAGCGCGCAACGGTGTAGAGCTGGGCGCCCTCGGCGTCAAACACAAGCCCATCACCAACGCTGTGGGGCAAGCCCTTGGTTGGATCAGCCATGGCGGCAGTCAGGACGGTGACATCGTGACCGGCGCGAGCCTGTTGGGTGGCGAGGCGGGCAACCTGGGTTTCGATCCCGCCCATGACGGGAGCAAACGTGTCAGAAACGTGGATGATGCGCACCGGATCTCCCATGGTTGAGCAAGCATGTCGGCCGCACTGAGCTTACGGGATCTGGGCTTGCGGTGGTCCCGGCTAAGGTCGCCGCTGCCATCCACCCCAGGGGCAAAGTCGCCGCTGTCGCCCACCCCAGAGGCCAAGGTCGCCGCTGTCGCCCACCCCAGAGCCTAAGGTCGCCGCTGTCGCCCACCCCAGAGCCTAAGGTCGCCGCTGTCGCCTAAGGTCGCCGCTGTTTGCGCGAATTACCGGCGACCTATGCTGACATCGGCGACCTTGGGCATGGGGTCGAAGGGCCGCGCACCCCAAGCAGAGTTGAGAAGTACCCCCAACGGGATTTGAACCCGTGTTACCGCCGTGAGAGGGCGGCGTCCTGGGCCGCTAGACGATGGGGGCCCGACGCTACGATCACCCGGAAAACCGGGCGTCGCCACGCTTGTACTCCCAACGGGATTTGAACCCGTGTTACCGCCGTGAGAGGGCGGCGTCCTAGGCCACTAGACGATGGGAGCCTCTGAAACCATTGGCCACGAAGTGACCACCGGAATCGCTGGGGTACTAGGACTCGAACCTAGACTAAATGAACCAGAATCACTCGTGCTGCCAATTACACCATACCCCAAGGTTTGCTGGCCCTTGTGGGGCCAGCGAAAGAAAAGATTACCGGAGCGAACGCCCATCCCCAAATCATCACGGCCATCTGTGGTGCATGTCGCGGGGACACCCCACAGATACCGTGCCGAGGGACGTCTTGAACGATTCTACTTAGCCCGCCTAGACTAAGGCTATGAGCCAACAAGTCGACAGGGTCACCGCTCCCCGGGCCCGCAGCCAAGTAAACATGCATGAGGCGAAGACGCAGCTCTCAGCGCTCGTGGAGAGAGTTCTTGCCGGGGAGGAAGTGACCATTGCGCGAGCTGGAACGCCTGTTGCTGACCTTGTTCCCCACCGCAAGCGAACAGTCGTCTTCGGCTTGGGCAAGGGTAAGTTCCAGTTTGACGAGGGCGCCTTCGACGGTGCAGATGCTGAGGTCAGAGCCATGTTCTACGGGCAGGGCGCATGATCCTGCTCGACACCCACGCTCTCCTCTGGCTCTACTTGGATTCACCTCGCCTGGGGCGGGAAGCCCGCGAGCTTGTTGCCCGCTCAGATGTGGTTGCCTATTCCTCAGTTTCGGTCGCAGAGATTGTCATCAAACACCTGCTTGGCAGGTTGGAGATGCCCGGAAACGGGGATCTCCCACGGGCTTTAGCGGAATCCGGACTCCTTGAGTTGCCGCTCACCGGCCCCGATGCCCTTGCCATGCTGGATGTGCCAGAGCTTGCCAGGCATGACCCGTTCGACCGTTTCATCTATGCGCAGGCACTCCATGAGAACTGCACGCTCCTGACCGCAGACACCACTCTGCTCTCCCTTGGGAGCAAGTGGGTGAGGGACGCCCGGGTCTGACGACCGCGGGCATTGCCCCAGCAGCCAGTGGCGGGGCACGTGCGAACGTTGGTGCGGCAGCGACCTGTCGCGCCCCACGCGGCGGGCCGCTACTTGAAGTTTTTCAAGCGCGTCAGCGACGCATCCTTCCCAAGGATCTCCATCGACTCAAACAGCGGCGGTGAAACCCGACGCCCCGTCAGCGCCACCCGCGGGGGCGTAAACGCGAAGCGCGGCTTCAACTCCAACCCCTCGATCAGCGCAACATTCAGCGCATCGTGGATCCGCTCAGCCGTGAACTCCTCAGCCGGGATCACCTCAAGAGCAGCGACCGCCGCGGCCAAAACGGCCTCGGTGTCACCCTTCAACTGCTTGCGCGCATCGTCCTCGACCACAATCTGCTCATCCAGTGTGAAGAGGAAGCCCAGCATCCCCACGGCCTCGGACAGCACCTGCACGCGGGTCTGCACAAGCGGCGCCGCCTTGGTCAAAATCTCACGTTCCCGCGGCAACAGGTCCTCAAACCGGTCAGCGGACACCAACGACTGCGAGTGCAGGAACGGCACAACCCGCGCCGCGAAATCGTCCTCGGACAACATGCGAATGTGGGTAGCGTTGATGGCCGTGCACTTCTTCTGGTCAAAGCGCGCCGGGTTCGGGTTCACGTCGGCGACGTCGAACGCAGCCACCATCTCTTCCATGGAGAAGATGTCCTCATCAGGGCTGATTGACCAGCCGAGCAGCGCCAAGTAGTTGAGCAGTCCCTCCGCGATCATCCCGTTTTCACGGTGCAGCAGCAGGTTGGACTCCGGGTCACGCTTGGAGAGTTTCTTGTTCCCCTCCCCCATCACGTAGGGCAGGTGACCGTACAGGGGAATCTCATCCGCCACACCGATTTCGACGAGGGCGCGCATGAGGACGACCTGGCGCGGCGTCGAAGACAGCAGGTCCTCCCCCCGCAGCACGTGGGTGATCTTCATGAGCGCGTCGTCCACCGGGTTGACCAGCGTGTAAAGCGGATCCCCGTTGGCGCGGACAATGACGTAGTCCGGCACCGAGCCGGCCTTGAACGTCACTTCGCCGCGGATCAGGTCGTCGAACGAGATGTCCTCGTCCGGCATGCGCATGCGGATCACGGGCTCACGACCTTCGGCGCGGAATGCCGCCTTCTGTTCGTCGGTGAGGTCGCGGTCGAACCCGTCGTATCCCAGCTTCGGGTTACGCCCGGCAGCCCGGTGGCGCTCTTCGACCTCGTCGGGGGTGGAGAAGGATTCGTAGGCATACCCGCCCTCGAGCAACTTCGCCGCCACCTCCTTGTAAAGGTCCATGCGCTCCGACTGGCGGTAGGGGCCGTGGGGGCCGCCGACGCCAACGCCCTCGTCCCAATCCAAGCCCAGCCAGCGCATTGACTCAATGATCTGGTCGAAGGATTCCTGGGAGTCCCGCTGCGCGTCAGTGTCTTCAATGCGGAAGACAAAAGTACCGCCGGTGTGGCGCGCGTAGGCCCAGTTGAAGAGGGCGGTGCGAACCATACCGACGTGCGGGGTTCCGGTCGGAGAGGGGCAGAAGCGGACGCGGACCTGGGATCCGTCAACAGGCGATGTAGTCATGATGAACCAGCTTACCGCCCGCGCAGAAGGTGGAAGAATGGGGGCGGACCAACCCCCTAGTGAAGTAGGTGCGAAGAATGACCCTGTGGACTCCGACCGAGGCCGAACTCTACGAAACCGGCACCCAAAAGTGGTCGGGCGTGAAGACGACCGATGGTGAGTCAACCCTTGGAGCATGGGTAGCGGAGATGGATTTCGGCACCTCCCCCGCCGTGAAGGCACGCCTCCAAAAGGCTGTTGAGCAGGGGTTTCTTGGCTACCCTCCGGCCTGGGCGGGCGAGGCCGTCAAGGAGGCGCTGGTTGAGCTTGAAGACCGCCGCTACGGTTGGGCCATCAAGCCGGGGTGGGTCACCCTGGCCCCGTCGATCCTCGCCTCCCTGCGCGTCACCATCGACGCCCTTACCCGGCCCGGTTCCGCGGTGATCGTTCCCACTCCGGCCTACATGCCCTTCCTCACCATCCCTGCCGAGCACGGCCGCGACGTCATCGAGATTCCTTCCCTCCACCATGCTGAATCGGACGAGGACGAGGACGCCTGGGCGCTCAACCTGATCGCCATTGAGGAAGCCCTGCAAAACGGCGCGGGCCTGGTCGTTCTGTGTAATCCGTGGAACCCGACCGGGCGCAGTCTCACCGTGGCTGAACTGCAGGCTTTGCACGCCGTGGTCGGCAAGTACGACGCCCTGGTCTTTGCGGATGAGGTGCACGCCCCGCTCGTCCTCGGCGATCCCGGCAGTTTCGTTTCTTACGCCTCGCTTGGCCCCGACTACGCGGCACACACCGTCACCGCCGTTGCGGCCTCGAAGGCGTGGAACGTGGCGGGCCTCAACTGCGCCCAGGTGATCCTGCCCGATGCCGCGTTGCGGCAGAAGTACGAGGACGCCCCAAAGTCACGATTCGGCTACCCGGCAGCACTTGGCCAGTTGGCTACGGTCCCGGCCTACCTGGAGTCGGACGAGTGGCTGGTAGAAGCAATCGCCCAGATCAACGCCAACTTGGACCTACTCGGCGAGGCGCTGCAGGGCACAGACGTCGACTACCACCGCCCTGAAGCCACCTACCTGACCTGGTTGGGATTCGACGCCTATCCGGAGCTTGAGGACCCGGCCGTGACGCTTCGTGAGGAGTACCGAGTGGGCGTCAATGACGGCGCGACCCTGGGCCGGGGCTACGAGCGCTGGATCCGCGTCAACGCCGCCATGTCGCCCGAACCGTGGAAGAAGGTCGTGGCAGCGATCGCGGACCTGGCCCGGCGGTAGTGGGCGGGGAGGGCCTGGCCTAGCGGCGCACCACCGGGTTCGACAGCGTGCCGATGCCCTCAATGGTGATGTCGACCCGGTCGCCCGGGTGGATCGGCGCCACTCCGGCGGGAGTGCCGGTGAGGATGACGTCGCCCGGCAAAAGCGTGAACGTCTGGGACGCGGCAACCACCAGTTCCCGCACCCCAACAATCATCGACGAGGTCGAATCATCCTGACGCACCTGGCCGTCAACCGTGGTGGTGAGGCGCAGGTTGTCAACATCGAGGTCGGGGTCAACAACCACCCACGGCCCCAGCGGGCAGGCAGTGTCAAACCCTTTCGCCCTCGTCCACTGGCCGTCCAGTTTCTGCTTGTCCCGCGCCGAAACGTCATTGCCAATGGTGTAACCAAAAACGACGTCGTCAACCGCGTCAAGGGTGAGGTCCTTCGCGACGGTCTTGATGATGACGGCCAACTCGCCCTCGGGTTCAACATGGTTTGACCACGAAGGCAGAACAATCGGGTCATCCGGGCCGATCACGGAGGTGTTCGGTTTGATGAAAAACACCGGTTCAGCGGGAATCTCAGACCCCATCTCAGCAACGTGAGCCGCGTAGTTGCGCCCAACTCCCACAACTTTCGAGCGGGGAATGACGGGTGACAACAACCGCACCTCATCCAGTTCGAAAACCTCACCACTTAGCTCAATCTTGGAGAACAGCG
This genomic stretch from Schaalia sp. JY-X169 harbors:
- a CDS encoding type II toxin-antitoxin system Phd/YefM family antitoxin → MSQQVDRVTAPRARSQVNMHEAKTQLSALVERVLAGEEVTIARAGTPVADLVPHRKRTVVFGLGKGKFQFDEGAFDGADAEVRAMFYGQGA
- a CDS encoding type II toxin-antitoxin system VapC family toxin; protein product: MILLDTHALLWLYLDSPRLGREARELVARSDVVAYSSVSVAEIVIKHLLGRLEMPGNGDLPRALAESGLLELPLTGPDALAMLDVPELARHDPFDRFIYAQALHENCTLLTADTTLLSLGSKWVRDARV
- the gltX gene encoding glutamate--tRNA ligase, whose protein sequence is MTTSPVDGSQVRVRFCPSPTGTPHVGMVRTALFNWAYARHTGGTFVFRIEDTDAQRDSQESFDQIIESMRWLGLDWDEGVGVGGPHGPYRQSERMDLYKEVAAKLLEGGYAYESFSTPDEVEERHRAAGRNPKLGYDGFDRDLTDEQKAAFRAEGREPVIRMRMPDEDISFDDLIRGEVTFKAGSVPDYVIVRANGDPLYTLVNPVDDALMKITHVLRGEDLLSSTPRQVVLMRALVEIGVADEIPLYGHLPYVMGEGNKKLSKRDPESNLLLHRENGMIAEGLLNYLALLGWSISPDEDIFSMEEMVAAFDVADVNPNPARFDQKKCTAINATHIRMLSEDDFAARVVPFLHSQSLVSADRFEDLLPREREILTKAAPLVQTRVQVLSEAVGMLGFLFTLDEQIVVEDDARKQLKGDTEAVLAAAVAALEVIPAEEFTAERIHDALNVALIEGLELKPRFAFTPPRVALTGRRVSPPLFESMEILGKDASLTRLKNFK
- a CDS encoding MalY/PatB family protein, whose protein sequence is MTLWTPTEAELYETGTQKWSGVKTTDGESTLGAWVAEMDFGTSPAVKARLQKAVEQGFLGYPPAWAGEAVKEALVELEDRRYGWAIKPGWVTLAPSILASLRVTIDALTRPGSAVIVPTPAYMPFLTIPAEHGRDVIEIPSLHHAESDEDEDAWALNLIAIEEALQNGAGLVVLCNPWNPTGRSLTVAELQALHAVVGKYDALVFADEVHAPLVLGDPGSFVSYASLGPDYAAHTVTAVAASKAWNVAGLNCAQVILPDAALRQKYEDAPKSRFGYPAALGQLATVPAYLESDEWLVEAIAQINANLDLLGEALQGTDVDYHRPEATYLTWLGFDAYPELEDPAVTLREEYRVGVNDGATLGRGYERWIRVNAAMSPEPWKKVVAAIADLARR
- a CDS encoding fumarylacetoacetate hydrolase family protein codes for the protein MRIVRFSDGSSPKYGFLKDDSTRIFVLRGDPLFSKIELSGEVFELDEVRLLSPVIPRSKVVGVGRNYAAHVAEMGSEIPAEPVFFIKPNTSVIGPDDPIVLPSWSNHVEPEGELAVIIKTVAKDLTLDAVDDVVFGYTIGNDVSARDKQKLDGQWTRAKGFDTACPLGPWVVVDPDLDVDNLRLTTTVDGQVRQDDSTSSMIVGVRELVVAASQTFTLLPGDVILTGTPAGVAPIHPGDRVDITIEGIGTLSNPVVRR